The Trichoderma breve strain T069 chromosome 2, whole genome shotgun sequence DNA segment CAGATTGACACCTTTGGATGCGTACCTTCAAAGCCAGCATGTTGATCTAAGGCGTGAATGTCGGCAGCTCGTAGCAGACACCAGGTATTCACGGTAGGCGATAGGTGGAAGCAGTATCGCGGATAAAGAGCAGCTTTGGTAGCCTCGGTCATGGAATGCGCGTCCTGATGCCTTGATTCACTGGCGAATCAAGCGCATGCACCCGTACCCGCGCAATTGGCTTTGCGCTCATCGTCTGGTACGCcgttgaaggagaagaaaatcCAGGGTTGGAGCAGATGCGTCGTGGGAAAGGCCATTCGTTGCCGTGGCGCGTCACTCCAAGCCCCGCTAGCTCACGGAAGCTTGCAGCCTTGTAAGCTGCACATGTGAACTCCATTCCATGACTTCTAAACATCAGTGCTAGATGATACGAATCATCATCGATGTATTTAATTTACGTTATCGACCAATACTTGTATAGAAAATCTACCCAGGCACACTCAGCGCCCGACTGAGGCTGTAAAATACAAAAAATGTTTCCGAATACCATGTGCTGCGTAATGCGACGCCGTAATCCCAAATCCCGAATCCTTTTCCCCTTGCCCTGTGAAATAAAACAGCCTAGCCTATATCCCATACTCTCAATATCATACGCTCCATTGGCTCTACCGGCGAGACCTCGTCGATCGGCGACCCGTGCTTGAAGCAGGTTTCTCGTCCTTTGTAGaagccttggccttcttaagccttgctgcagctgcttggaACGCCTCCTCTGAAggttcctcttcatcttcatccacaGCGcgcttctttcccttgcccttcttccccGCAGCGCTCTTTGCGCCGTACTTTTCCTCCAGGTGGCTGAAGAAGTCCCCTGCGCGgtcttgctgccgcttctGAATCAGAGCTGCTAAGTCGTCTTCTGAGCTCCCCTTGCCTTTCTTGCCCTTTGTCTTGCCGCCAAAGATTTTGTCGTGAACACcaagctccttggccagctcctctgcttctgcttcctcgGCCTTTGCCGCCTTGGCACGAGCGGCGCGCTTTCgcttgttttccttcttgtAGGCTGGGAAGCTGGGGACATCACCCGTCTCAATTGCTTCGTCGATGATCTTGCGAAACCGCTCGTCGTCCTCAACAACGTCGCTAAGCATTACTCGTTCGTACACCTGGTCCATGTCGCCTTCGCACTCTTCGTAGGCAATGAGGAGGTCATCCTTCTCTTCGTCGGAGCGCTTGTACTTCGCGGCAaacttcttgatggcatcttcGGAGATGGCATCCTTGTATTGCTCCCGGTAGTATTCGCTCCAGTCGAAGCCCTCCGAGTCGACAATGGACTCGGATGTTGATCCAGTGGTGTCGTATCGCTTTCGTCGCGCGGGGTCTGACAGGACGGCGTAGGCGAATGCGATGCTCTGGAAGGTCTCAtgagctttttctttttcagaCTCGGAAACCTTGTCTGTAGCGTTCAATGTTAGCAATGGCAAGTGACGACGCCTCCAGACCTCTCTCTAAGCAACCCACCTGGATGATTCTTGAGCGCTGCCTTGCGGTATGCGCTCTTGACCTGGTCAGCAGTTGCGGTGCGCTCGAGCCCCAGGACCTCATACGGGTCGATTGCGGGCGGctcgccgtcgacgacaTCTTCGTGGTCCGACATTTTCAAGGCTCGATGGAACGCTGCAAGTTTGCGTTGCAGTGCAGAGTCTCGGAGGAGGGTAGGCTGATCAAAAGCGAAGCTCTTTAGCTGGGTCACGCGTCGCAACGCGCTCAGGAACCCGTTAAGCTTAATGGAGTCGGCAGCCGGGATCCACTAACTGCCGCCCTATATCCGGAGGTTGCAGGCCTAAGCTCACTAATACTGACTGATACTGTAGAACGCTGCAACTTGAACTTTCACTGTCAAAATCAACCTGAAAGCAACCAGCAGCATTGGATTCCTACATCCGAATTGGTTGAATGCAACCTGGACATGATGGATTCCTCAGCGGGCCAAGATCACAAGACGTCAATGCAACATGCATTGGAGCTGGCAAAGAAATCTCCGCCAAAGCCGACAAACTTCCGTGTCGGCGCCATCTTGAAGAGGCTGGAAGACGGCCACATCTCTGCTGAAGGCTATACCTTGGAGCTTGAGGGAAACACACATGCCGAGGAGTGCTGTCTTTTGAAGCTGGCAGAAGAACATTCCACCACCGAGGAGGGACTAGAAGCTGTTATGAAGAGCCCGCATGTCCTTTACACCACCGTCGAACCCTGCTTCAAGCGGCTCAGCGGCAAGCTGCCGTGCGTTGAACGCATCCTTCGCCAGAAGTCGTGGATCAAGAAGGTCTATGTCGGAGTTCTAGAGCCCGAGACTTTTGTCGGAAAGAATCCCGGCCGCCAGCTACTCGAGGAGGGCGGTGTTGAAGTTCACTATATCCCTGGGTTTGAGGAAGAAATCCTTGCGGTGGCAGCGGCTGGTCACACAGCATCATGATATTGTCGACCTTGCTTCATCTATCGCGGTTGGCCAGCTGACTTGCTGCCCGTGATTCATGGCACGTTCTCTGGATCAGAATTACAAACACGACGAAATCTCAGAGGCGGGTTTATTGCGCCAATCCA contains these protein-coding regions:
- a CDS encoding dnaJ domain-containing protein → MSDHEDVVDGEPPAIDPYEVLGLERTATADQVKSAYRKAALKNHPDKVSESEKEKAHETFQSIAFAYAVLSDPARRKRYDTTGSTSESIVDSEGFDWSEYYREQYKDAISEDAIKKFAAKYKRSDEEKDDLLIAYEECEGDMDQVYERVMLSDVVEDDERFRKIIDEAIETGDVPSFPAYKKENKRKRAARAKAAKAEEAEAEELAKELGVHDKIFGGKTKGKKGKGSSEDDLAALIQKRQQDRAGDFFSHLEEKYGAKSAAGKKGKGKKRAVDEDEEEPSEEAFQAAAARLKKAKASTKDEKPASSTGRRSTRSRR
- a CDS encoding cytidine and deoxycytidylate deaminase zinc-binding region domain-containing protein, with the translated sequence MDSSAGQDHKTSMQHALELAKKSPPKPTNFRVGAILKRLEDGHISAEGYTLELEGNTHAEECCLLKLAEEHSTTEEGLEAVMKSPHVLYTTVEPCFKRLSGKLPCVERILRQKSWIKKVYVGVLEPETFVGKNPGRQLLEEGGVEVHYIPGFEEEILAVAAAGHTAS